In a genomic window of Candidatus Cloacimonadota bacterium:
- a CDS encoding metallophosphoesterase, producing the protein MIVTISDMHLGADLAYAECKNNLEALENLLLKIKVSPNIKELVIAGDLLDEWFVPATIDTYQGNDQADFVQRIAATNQGVIDAFNDIINEGEILVTYVPGNHDLTVTEASVELILPGINQERDPELGLGTYSPIGYPEIAIEHGHRYNFFCAPDPFSNQDIAPGTISPPGYFFTRIGALHASQGYPAVAGDILSVVTPNESGGESQDLLFAYWEIWEWAIKYLKINNTFDENIIVTNFDGFTDTYSVNDLVPYQTTPGGEIDVVLYRGIQDTWDQRQTHNHVTVPIPTDRAIANSASESELSEQAKIQYFENPNSDVRIVVFGHTHVADMEVSLDHNGQKAIYVNSGTWIDHNPSSSTKMEFVVITPQSDDENSQTYVKLYNFNNEEAHLMAVDSLRF; encoded by the coding sequence ATAACCTTGAAGCTTTAGAGAATTTACTATTAAAAATAAAGGTATCACCAAATATTAAAGAACTAGTTATTGCTGGAGATTTACTTGATGAATGGTTTGTACCAGCTACAATTGATACTTATCAAGGAAACGATCAAGCAGATTTTGTACAACGCATAGCGGCAACCAATCAAGGTGTAATTGACGCCTTTAACGACATAATTAATGAAGGGGAAATTTTAGTAACTTATGTACCGGGAAACCACGATTTAACAGTAACTGAAGCAAGTGTTGAACTAATTCTTCCAGGTATAAATCAAGAACGCGATCCTGAACTTGGACTAGGAACTTACTCTCCAATCGGCTATCCTGAAATTGCAATTGAACATGGACATCGCTACAACTTCTTTTGTGCCCCCGATCCTTTCTCAAATCAAGATATCGCTCCGGGGACAATATCACCGCCAGGATACTTTTTTACAAGAATAGGCGCTCTTCATGCGTCGCAAGGTTATCCGGCTGTAGCAGGAGATATTTTGTCGGTTGTTACTCCAAATGAATCTGGTGGTGAAAGCCAGGATCTTTTATTTGCATATTGGGAAATCTGGGAATGGGCTATTAAATATCTTAAGATAAATAACACATTTGATGAAAATATAATTGTAACAAATTTTGATGGTTTTACCGACACCTACTCCGTCAATGATCTCGTACCTTACCAAACTACTCCGGGCGGAGAAATTGATGTAGTGTTATATAGAGGCATTCAGGACACATGGGATCAAAGGCAAACACATAACCATGTTACTGTTCCTATTCCTACAGATCGTGCTATTGCCAACTCAGCATCTGAAAGTGAACTGAGTGAACAAGCTAAGATACAGTATTTTGAAAATCCTAATTCTGATGTGAGAATTGTTGTTTTTGGACATACACATGTTGCAGACATGGAAGTTTCCTTAGATCATAATGGGCAAAAGGCGATTTATGTTAACTCTGGTACCTGGATTGATCATAATCCATCATCTTCCACAAAAATGGAATTTGTCGTAATAACTCCACAGAGTGATGATGAGAATTCCCAGACTTATGTAAAACTTTACAATTTTAATAATGAAGAAGCTCATCTAATGGCTGTTGACTCATTGCGTTTTTAA
- the prmC gene encoding peptide chain release factor N(5)-glutamine methyltransferase — protein MKILNLLEQAKNSLKQAGSTNPKLDAELIISHFTGINRLELNLHADDEVSEESQIKIKKAIQRRIDHEPIQYILGETEFYGLQIKVNPSVLIPRPETELLVEKIIDENPAEKSILEIGSGSGCIAITLKKLLPDSSVTATDISGKALKTTQENAETNQTEIDFIQSDLFDNISGRFDLIVSNPPYIPKDEYKKLSTEIKKFEPESALLANEDGIYFYRQILEKAKQFLNNNGKIYFEIGYDQAERIREIALRNGFTGIEVFQDLNGFDRMMRIE, from the coding sequence ATGAAAATATTAAATTTGTTAGAACAAGCTAAAAATAGTTTGAAACAGGCCGGCAGCACCAATCCCAAACTGGATGCTGAACTCATTATTTCTCATTTCACAGGAATCAATCGGCTGGAATTGAATCTTCATGCTGATGATGAAGTTTCTGAAGAAAGTCAAATTAAAATAAAAAAAGCAATTCAAAGAAGAATAGATCACGAACCGATCCAGTACATTTTAGGTGAAACTGAATTTTATGGATTACAAATCAAAGTAAATCCATCCGTGCTGATCCCCCGCCCCGAAACCGAACTGCTGGTAGAAAAAATCATCGATGAAAATCCTGCTGAAAAGTCAATATTGGAAATCGGCAGCGGCAGTGGTTGTATCGCCATTACCCTCAAAAAACTACTGCCGGATTCCAGCGTTACAGCTACTGATATTTCGGGAAAAGCTCTAAAAACAACTCAAGAAAATGCCGAAACAAATCAGACAGAAATAGATTTTATCCAATCCGATCTATTTGATAATATTTCAGGAAGATTTGATCTGATCGTTTCAAATCCGCCCTACATTCCAAAAGATGAATACAAAAAGCTTTCTACCGAAATCAAAAAATTCGAACCGGAAAGTGCACTGCTGGCAAATGAGGATGGAATTTATTTTTATCGGCAAATCTTGGAAAAAGCGAAGCAATTCCTGAATAATAATGGAAAAATTTATTTCGAGATCGGTTATGATCAGGCAGAGAGGATCAGAGAAATAGCTCTGCGAAACGGTTTTACTGGAATCGAAGTCTTTCAGGATTTGAACGGATTCGATCGGATGATGCGGATTGAATAG
- a CDS encoding type IV toxin-antitoxin system AbiEi family antitoxin, with protein MGKINRLLQDWPKGTIYTSAYLKSLGFSDALIYQYKQSNWIESLGRGAFKQKEDEVDWLGGIYTLQTQNHSDIHPAGKSALQLLGKTHYLPFRFHNIYMYSSQEDRLPAWFFKLQDADKCIFRPTNLFSNFLESYFVNYQHKSFSIKIASSELASFEMLHNIPQNQSFDEAYKIFENLTTLRADLVQLLLESCNSIKVKRLFLYFAEEFEQHWFKKLKLKNIYLGHGKRVIDKNGKLNKKYLITVPELDRNDEIPVF; from the coding sequence ATGGGAAAAATAAACCGATTATTACAAGATTGGCCAAAAGGAACTATCTATACATCTGCCTATCTAAAAAGTCTTGGTTTCAGTGATGCCTTGATATATCAGTATAAACAAAGTAACTGGATAGAAAGCCTCGGAAGAGGGGCTTTCAAACAAAAAGAAGACGAAGTAGATTGGCTGGGTGGTATTTACACCTTGCAAACTCAGAATCATTCGGATATTCATCCTGCCGGAAAATCCGCCTTGCAGCTTCTTGGAAAGACACATTATCTGCCATTTCGTTTTCACAACATTTATATGTATAGTTCGCAGGAAGATAGATTGCCTGCGTGGTTTTTCAAACTGCAAGATGCTGATAAATGTATCTTTCGCCCTACTAATCTATTCTCAAACTTCCTTGAAAGTTATTTTGTGAATTATCAGCATAAAAGTTTTTCAATAAAAATAGCTTCTTCCGAATTGGCTTCATTCGAGATGTTGCATAACATCCCTCAAAATCAGAGTTTCGATGAAGCATACAAAATATTTGAAAATCTTACAACACTTCGAGCTGATTTGGTTCAGTTATTGTTGGAAAGCTGTAACTCAATAAAGGTGAAGAGATTATTCTTATATTTTGCCGAAGAATTCGAACAACATTGGTTCAAAAAACTAAAATTAAAAAATATCTATCTTGGACATGGAAAACGGGTTATAGATAAGAATGGTAAACTTAACAAAAAATATCTGATAACGGTTCCAGAATTGGATAGGAATGATGAAATCCCTGTATTTTAA
- a CDS encoding nucleotidyl transferase AbiEii/AbiGii toxin family protein, whose translation MMKSLYFNQANLLLELVPFLNNEKDFALKGGSAINYFVRDYPRLSVDIDLTYLPVKNRLQTLSEISSMLERFSSYTREKIGNIRIIEKRLKREKFILSFKKLKPKWDLLEFDHIKNLPAIRWKLYNLSQMEIAKHKIALDKLANHLEVGLKGI comes from the coding sequence ATGATGAAATCCCTGTATTTTAATCAGGCAAATCTATTGTTGGAATTAGTGCCGTTTTTGAACAATGAAAAAGATTTTGCTCTGAAAGGCGGATCAGCAATTAACTATTTTGTAAGGGATTACCCACGTCTTTCTGTAGATATTGATTTAACCTATCTGCCTGTAAAAAATCGCCTTCAAACATTATCTGAAATTTCTTCTATGCTGGAAAGATTTAGCAGTTATACAAGAGAAAAAATAGGTAATATAAGGATTATTGAGAAGAGATTAAAAAGAGAAAAATTCATCCTTTCTTTTAAGAAATTGAAGCCAAAATGGGATTTGCTGGAATTTGATCATATCAAGAATCTGCCGGCAATCAGGTGGAAATTATACAATCTTTCCCAGATGGAAATAGCAAAACATAAAATTGCACTTGATAAATTAGCAAATCATTTAGAAGTGGGATTAAAAGGAATTTAG